One Myotis daubentonii chromosome 12, mMyoDau2.1, whole genome shotgun sequence genomic region harbors:
- the LOC132213932 gene encoding speedy protein E4A-like: MVSLLILSDVKGNPQASQENGSLASSLASSKTFFKLMTWKRGQKTRWTINYFEGTKLWIKRRRSSYRSEDQEAFYRLLEDPVIQSFLEADIFLKVSDKYLLSMVVEYFGRVGLPGHLYNKIHFFLALYIASDMEEDNPTAKCSIFQFLLGRKHWLELYREFLGLKVKFFHAMGHQAWVTQELCEEVKRAPKLRPE, translated from the exons ATGGTCAGTCTTCTCATCCTTTCAGATGTCAAAGGCAACCCTCAAG CTAGCCAGGAGAATGGCTCCTTGGCCTCCAGTTTGGCTTCCTCAAAAACCTTCTTTAAGCTGATGACCTGGAAGAGGGGGCAGAAAACCAGATGGACTATCAACTACTTCGAGGGAACAAAACTCTGGATAAAGAGAAGAAGATCCAGTTACCGCTCTGAGGACCAAGAAGCCTTCTACCGACTCCTGG AGGACCCCGTTATCCAGAGCTTCCTGGAAGCTGACATTTTCCTCAAAGTGTCTGACAAG TACCTGCTGTCCATGGTGGTGGAGTACTTTGGCCGTGTCGGGCTGCCCGGGCATCTCTACAACAAGATCCACTTCTTCCTGGCCCT CTACATCGCCTCCGACATGGAGGAGGACAACCCCACCGCCAAGTGCAGCATATTCCAGTTCCTGCTGGGCAGGAAGCACTGGCTGGAGCTCTACAGGGAGTTCCTGGGTCTGAAGGTGAAGTTCTTCCATGCGATGGGGCACCAGGCCTGGGTCACCCAAGAGCTATGTGAGGAG GTGAAGCGAGCGCCCAAGCTGCGCCCTGAATGA